Proteins encoded in a region of the Haloglomus salinum genome:
- a CDS encoding DUF6517 family protein, producing the protein MVRIAERVRGSGVLGNCRRMYGWLGMAASPAVRRRTATILLALVVLSSGCSMLSGPLAFTASPASACDEALSSTGYTGELSRWENVSRTLEVGGQSRNVSFSNYVNSYAREGPDGEGGTESKGGFAVFTTPQAQAAGQSVNPVRNWSPREMVENLDSGLDEYGSLQDLQKEGTDEVTTLGTTATRTRFTATGARDGDPVDVFVEVVRVEHGGDYVVLGSVYEQSNTAERSRLDRLYRCIQHEGTNSTITGTAYPTSTTESSPTPDDPEELPTVTIEELNEDPERWTGERVRVRGTLHNNVVAQGEVDNSVLVENYSRVAQDRALPAEGTLPLDTVEVPPSERAEWSEGYRFELVGRVASSEDDNEETPEVELQIEEYDILGPSDYIRFVEVRNRIDPARFPELVYDRSECRFAVIMSGGINSANNHKRYWNDVRYTYKAMNGSFGLSDDQIFVHYFNGAGTGHATSVNGRTIVDDDASETAINDTFDTLESRVEDCGVNTELMVFTYNHGQTSDPEGKSLLGLSGDGSSLTPVELRTMFERVNEAGLDEGYVMMKQCYSGQFLNARNDQPNVDLMQRQGTSDPVVTAIGTAGKNGEVTYSTTGSDGVGPYGYHFVAALAGTYPNGTNVPMSVVDANGNGDISWKEAHDYSVAHERYAQGVTYNGNFYQEHPQFAGSTTEGPG; encoded by the coding sequence ATGGTCCGGATCGCCGAGCGGGTACGGGGGAGCGGAGTGCTGGGGAACTGCCGGCGGATGTACGGCTGGCTGGGTATGGCTGCGAGCCCAGCCGTCCGCCGCCGCACTGCCACGATACTGCTCGCACTCGTCGTGCTGTCGAGCGGGTGTTCGATGCTGTCGGGGCCGCTCGCGTTCACCGCCTCGCCAGCCAGCGCCTGCGACGAGGCACTCTCCTCGACGGGGTACACGGGCGAACTGTCCCGCTGGGAGAACGTCTCGCGGACCCTGGAGGTCGGCGGTCAATCCCGGAATGTCTCCTTCTCGAACTACGTGAACAGCTACGCCCGGGAGGGACCGGACGGCGAGGGGGGAACCGAGTCGAAGGGCGGGTTCGCGGTGTTCACGACACCGCAGGCGCAGGCAGCCGGGCAGTCGGTGAACCCGGTCCGGAACTGGTCGCCACGGGAGATGGTCGAGAACCTCGACTCGGGACTCGACGAGTACGGGTCACTGCAGGACCTCCAGAAGGAAGGGACCGACGAGGTGACCACGCTGGGGACGACGGCGACCCGGACACGCTTCACGGCGACCGGGGCCCGGGACGGTGACCCGGTGGACGTGTTCGTCGAGGTCGTGCGCGTCGAGCACGGGGGCGATTACGTCGTACTGGGGAGCGTCTACGAGCAGTCCAACACGGCCGAACGGTCCCGGCTGGACCGGCTCTACCGCTGCATCCAGCACGAGGGGACGAACTCCACGATTACGGGAACGGCGTACCCGACGTCCACGACCGAGTCGTCGCCCACGCCTGACGACCCGGAGGAGCTTCCGACCGTGACCATCGAGGAACTGAACGAGGACCCCGAGCGGTGGACCGGCGAGCGGGTCCGCGTCCGGGGGACGCTGCACAACAACGTCGTCGCGCAGGGCGAGGTCGACAACAGTGTGCTCGTCGAGAACTACAGCCGCGTCGCACAGGACCGGGCGCTCCCAGCCGAGGGCACCCTGCCGCTCGACACGGTGGAGGTCCCGCCGTCGGAGCGCGCCGAGTGGTCGGAGGGCTACCGCTTCGAACTGGTCGGGCGGGTCGCGTCCAGCGAGGACGACAACGAGGAGACACCCGAGGTCGAACTGCAGATCGAGGAGTACGATATCCTGGGCCCGAGCGACTACATCCGCTTCGTCGAGGTACGCAATCGCATCGACCCCGCGCGGTTCCCGGAGCTCGTGTACGACCGGAGCGAGTGTCGGTTCGCGGTCATCATGAGCGGCGGCATCAACTCGGCCAACAACCACAAGCGGTACTGGAACGACGTCAGGTACACGTACAAGGCGATGAACGGTTCCTTCGGACTCTCGGACGACCAGATCTTCGTCCACTACTTCAACGGCGCCGGGACCGGCCACGCGACCTCGGTCAACGGGCGGACTATCGTAGACGACGACGCGAGCGAGACGGCGATCAACGACACGTTCGACACACTCGAGAGCCGGGTCGAGGATTGCGGAGTGAACACCGAACTCATGGTCTTCACCTACAACCACGGCCAGACCTCCGACCCCGAGGGGAAGAGCCTGCTGGGCTTGAGCGGTGACGGGTCGTCGCTGACGCCCGTGGAACTGCGGACGATGTTCGAGCGCGTGAACGAGGCGGGGCTCGACGAGGGGTACGTGATGATGAAGCAGTGCTACAGCGGCCAGTTCCTGAACGCCCGAAACGACCAGCCGAACGTCGACCTCATGCAGCGCCAGGGGACCAGTGACCCGGTCGTCACCGCCATCGGCACCGCCGGCAAGAACGGCGAGGTGACCTACAGCACGACCGGCTCCGACGGTGTCGGCCCCTACGGATACCACTTCGTGGCCGCGCTCGCGGGGACCTACCCCAACGGGACGAACGTTCCCATGTCGGTCGTCGACGCGAACGGCAACGGCGACATCAGCTGGAAGGAGGCCCACGACTACTCGGTCGCTCACGAGCGGTACGCCCAGGGCGTGACGTACAACGGGAACTTCTACCAGGAACACCCGCAGTTCGCCGGGTCGACGACGGAAGGCCCCGGCTGA
- a CDS encoding VOC family protein, with protein sequence MDATLDHTMMRVEDLEESVDWYTTHLDYVEEGRMEADTFTNVFLAPGDRHDEGAVLELTYNHDDRTYEFGDAWGHIAVRVEDVHQAYEQLMDEGVEDYRDPESCGGHYAFVTDPDGHEIEIVERDYGARWSLDHTMLRVEDADAAIGWYTRKLGYEMHRRVELDDFALYFMRPEGAPEEAMSVELTYNYDGRSYEMGDAWGHLAVRAADLNDAWETLQLRDAEDYRDPESCNQMYAFTKTNDGHEVEVIRR encoded by the coding sequence CTGGACGCGACGCTCGACCACACCATGATGCGCGTCGAGGACCTGGAGGAATCGGTCGACTGGTACACCACCCATCTCGACTACGTCGAGGAGGGGCGCATGGAGGCCGACACCTTCACCAACGTCTTCCTCGCGCCCGGGGACCGTCACGACGAGGGCGCCGTCCTCGAACTCACATACAACCACGACGACCGCACGTACGAGTTCGGCGACGCCTGGGGCCACATCGCCGTCCGTGTCGAGGACGTCCACCAGGCGTACGAGCAGCTGATGGACGAAGGCGTCGAGGACTACCGCGACCCCGAGTCCTGTGGCGGCCACTACGCCTTCGTCACGGACCCGGACGGCCACGAGATCGAGATCGTCGAGCGTGACTATGGCGCGCGCTGGTCGCTCGACCACACGATGCTCCGCGTCGAGGACGCCGACGCCGCCATCGGCTGGTACACCCGGAAGCTCGGCTACGAGATGCACCGCCGCGTCGAGCTGGACGACTTCGCGCTCTACTTCATGCGGCCGGAGGGCGCGCCGGAGGAGGCGATGAGCGTCGAGCTCACCTACAACTACGACGGCCGCTCCTACGAGATGGGTGATGCCTGGGGGCACCTCGCGGTCCGGGCTGCCGACCTGAACGACGCCTGGGAGACACTCCAGTTGCGCGACGCCGAGGACTACCGCGACCCCGAATCCTGCAACCAGATGTACGCGTTCACGAAGACGAACGACGGCCACGAGGTCGAGGTCATCCGGCGCTGA
- a CDS encoding zinc-dependent alcohol dehydrogenase family protein has protein sequence MRAVVFQGPEEPMQVEEVDRPDCPSDGVVIETEACGVCRSDWHAWQGDWSWIGMMMTEGLIFGHEPVGVVAEVGDDVENFREGDRVTNPFNLSDGTCVHCKEGHQNRCERSIPMGFVNFSSGAFAEEYPVRAADTNLIKLPEGVDSVDVAGLGCRFATAFHGIAHRVDVDPGDWVAVHGCGGVGLSAVHTANALGANVIGVDLNEAALEKAEELGADETIKVDDVQDVPQAVKKKTPKSRGCEVSVDALGIAQTCQNSVNSLGKGGQHLQIGLTTSEEGGEVSLPVDNIVTDEREFIGSYGMPPHEYDEIFRMMDNGKIDPGAIVSETISLSEVPETIASMGDYDTVGIPVCNKF, from the coding sequence ATGAGAGCCGTAGTTTTCCAGGGACCGGAGGAGCCGATGCAGGTCGAAGAGGTCGACCGCCCGGACTGCCCTTCGGACGGGGTCGTCATCGAGACCGAAGCCTGCGGGGTGTGCCGCTCGGACTGGCACGCCTGGCAGGGCGACTGGTCGTGGATCGGGATGATGATGACGGAGGGTCTCATCTTCGGCCACGAGCCCGTCGGCGTGGTCGCCGAGGTCGGTGACGATGTCGAGAACTTCCGCGAGGGCGACCGGGTCACGAACCCGTTCAACCTCTCGGACGGGACGTGTGTCCACTGCAAGGAGGGCCATCAGAACCGCTGTGAACGCTCCATCCCGATGGGGTTCGTGAACTTCTCGTCGGGCGCGTTCGCCGAGGAGTACCCCGTCCGCGCGGCGGACACCAACCTCATCAAGCTCCCCGAGGGCGTCGATTCGGTCGACGTCGCGGGGCTGGGCTGTCGCTTCGCGACCGCCTTCCACGGCATCGCCCACCGCGTCGACGTCGACCCCGGCGATTGGGTCGCCGTCCACGGCTGTGGTGGCGTCGGCCTCTCCGCCGTCCACACGGCCAACGCGCTCGGTGCCAACGTCATCGGCGTCGACCTGAACGAGGCCGCCCTCGAGAAGGCCGAGGAACTCGGCGCGGACGAGACCATCAAGGTGGACGACGTCCAGGACGTGCCGCAGGCAGTCAAGAAGAAGACCCCCAAGTCGCGCGGCTGTGAGGTGTCCGTCGACGCGCTGGGTATCGCCCAGACCTGCCAGAACTCCGTCAACTCGCTCGGCAAGGGCGGCCAGCACCTCCAGATCGGCCTGACGACGAGCGAGGAGGGTGGCGAGGTCTCCCTGCCCGTCGACAACATCGTCACGGACGAGCGCGAGTTCATCGGCTCCTACGGGATGCCGCCCCACGAGTACGACGAGATATTCCGGATGATGGACAACGGCAAGATCGACCCCGGCGCCATCGTCTCCGAGACCATCTCCCTGTCCGAGGTCCCCGAGACCATCGCCTCGATGGGCGACTACGATACGGTCGGGATTCCGGTCTGCAACAAGTTCTAA
- a CDS encoding J domain-containing protein: MPSEGLWFGVPRWVVVGLLLGFAASCCAAGLFYVGTRWFPGRGTGGGSGSNTDSERRTVEIREYLDAIDEPYAENHPVEGASVEFYLPGRDVAITFDPRTFYRLERTATHPVLVEHELPGIHLGSRLPFETPEVDLGRDPAERDLEPYDEAFAVLGLSEGASESEVRAAYRRKVKQVHPDHGGDEDEFKRVREAYTAAREAAATGEAAS, from the coding sequence GTGCCGAGCGAGGGTCTGTGGTTCGGGGTCCCGCGATGGGTCGTCGTGGGACTGCTGCTCGGGTTCGCCGCGAGCTGTTGCGCCGCCGGGCTGTTCTACGTCGGGACACGCTGGTTCCCCGGCCGGGGCACCGGTGGTGGGTCTGGGTCGAACACGGACAGCGAACGCCGGACGGTCGAGATCCGCGAGTATCTCGACGCCATCGACGAGCCCTACGCCGAGAACCACCCCGTCGAGGGAGCGAGCGTCGAGTTCTACCTTCCCGGTCGCGACGTGGCCATCACGTTCGACCCGCGGACGTTCTACCGTCTGGAGCGCACCGCGACCCACCCGGTGCTCGTCGAACACGAGCTGCCGGGCATCCATCTGGGCTCGCGACTCCCGTTCGAGACGCCCGAGGTCGACCTCGGCCGGGACCCCGCAGAGCGGGACCTGGAGCCCTACGACGAGGCGTTCGCCGTCCTCGGGCTGTCGGAGGGTGCAAGCGAGTCCGAGGTCCGGGCGGCCTACCGCCGGAAGGTCAAGCAGGTCCACCCGGACCACGGCGGCGACGAGGACGAGTTCAAGCGCGTGCGCGAAGCGTACACGGCGGCCCGCGAGGCCGCAGCCACCGGGGAGGCCGCGTCGTGA